GTAGAGGAAATAGAAGCATCCATAGCTGCTGAGCCGTGTTGCACGAACACACCATGATTAGATAGTTGATCATTAATGATTTTTAATAACTTTTCTAGCGCCTTCTGCTCTGTAAAGGCTGTTCTGAACCCTATGATTTGGAATAGAGCTATCCATAGTAATTCCACAAAATCTGCTAAAAGTGATACGATCGCTTGCTGCTTCTTCTACTGGATAGGCACTCAGTCCATGCCAGGTCTGCAGCAATAACATTTTAAACAAAAGCGGTAGACTATAGGCAGGCTTATAGATGTACCTTAAAAAATCCTAAAAAAAATAATGGCCTAAATCAAAATACATACTTAATTTAAGTTAACTTTTGACTAAAAATACATGTGCATGGTTAGATAAATTCTTTACAGTCTATTGCAACGGCCTCAGGTTGTATTTTTACTGTTTTTTGATTAATTGATAATTTTTTTACTCATATACATTAGGTTTGCAAATTGTGTTCATATTGTCTCATTACACGGTTGTGTAGAACGTTCTACTTCCCTTACTACACGACTGAGATCATTTTTAATGTTTTAATACTTTTTGCTAAACGTTTATACTGCTTGGCATGCGCATAGCATAGCTATCAACTGTACGTTGCATAACGGGATCTGGCTGTTGGTAGGTTTGCCGGAGTTGAATACCTGTTTGCTTGGCTATACGGATCAATGTTTCTCTAAGCCTTATTGCGTAACGAAGCATCCGTAGGAAAGCGAATATTTTTCTCCATTACAGTGGTATCAGCTATCACTTTTGTAAGTTCTTTGGGGCGAACTACTTTTTATTGAGATCTTCTTGCCCTAATCTCTGGCACCAACGCGTTAAAGAACTAGGATGACAAGGAGTCTTAAACTGAAAATAATCATAATCACAAAAGTATTGCCTACTAATTACTCGTTCATTGATACATCCAATAAGTGCCGTTGGGATGGTCTTGCATAGCGATACCTATTTGTTGAAGTGCAGATCGAATGGAATCAACTTGGTGGTATCGTTTAGCTACTTTGGCTTCCTGGTAGAGTGATTGTATGATTCCTAATACAGCTGGTAGGATTGCGGGGTGTTCTTCCCTTAATCCTAAAATATCTGTAGTAAAGACCGCATAGGTAGTTCGTAATTGGGTAAGGGCAGTTGTTGAGATAGCTGAAAGGCTAAGTTGCCCATTGTGTAAGCCATTTATTATTTTTAATAAATTAAAAAGGCCTGCTAAAGCTTTAGCAGTATTCAAATCATCGTTCATAGCATTATAGCAGTCAGCACATGCTGCATAGATGTCCCTATCTAACGCATTATCTTCTACTGCTATTGCTGTATCATGTTGTAGTCCAGCCAGCAGGTGCCACCCATTCATAAGTTTTCGATAGCCCTGATAGGCTGCTTTTAATCCATCCAGTGAGACAGACAGTACCCCCCTGTAATGGGACTGTAACATAAAAAAACGCAACGTCATAGGACTATACGGTTGGTCTAAGCTACTATGCCTCCCTGTAAAAAGTTCAGGTAGGGAAATGGTGTTGCCTAATGATTTCCCCATTTTAGTACCATGGATAGTGATTAGATTGCTATGCATCCAATACGTAGCTAAATCTGTTTTGTATGCAGCTTGTGCTTGGGCTATTTCACACTCATGATGCGGAAAAAGCAGATCTATTCCCCCCCCATGAATATCGAATTGTACCCCTAAGTATTTAGCAGCAATAGCGGTACATTCAATATGCCATCCTGGGAACCCGATACCCCAAGGGGTCTCCCATTGCATGATATGGGTAGGTGTTGCCTTTTTCCATAAGGCGAAATCTACCGGATTTCTTTTTTCGTGTTGACCAGCTAACGCGCGTGTACCGGAACGCATAGCTTCTATGGTCCGTCCTGAAAGTTTACCATAGGATTGTAACTGATTGTATTGATTTACATCAAAGTAAACGGATCCTTCTGTAACATAAGCCAGCTTATGCTGCAAAATCGTTTGAATGAGGCCCATTTGCTCTGGAATGTGGCCGCTTGCACAAGGCTCAATACTAGGCGGCAATACATTGAGCTGTTCCATATTGGTTCGATAGCTATTCGTATAACGCTGTGCTATCTCCATAGGACTTACGGCTTCTACCTTGGCTTGTTGCTGTACTTTATCGTTCCCTTCATCCAAATCTCTTTCCAGATGACCCACATCAGTGATATTGCGTACATAACGGACCCTATAGCGTAAATGCTGCAAATAGCGAAATAGTATATCAAAAGTAATAGCCGTGCGTGCATGGCCTAAGTGGGCATGCCCATAAACAGTAGGCCCACAGACATACATCCCTACAAAAGGAGGGGTCACTGGTTTAAATAATGCTTTCTGTTTCGTTAAGCTGTTATAAATCTTTAAAGGTTGCTTCATCTTTTGTATAATGCATTAGAATAGGTTATTACCTAAAATTAGGTAATATTATAACATATAAAGTGGTTAAAGCGGTTCTTACTGTTGCTTGTAAGACGCTTAGTTATTAAATTTGTTACGAGCGGTGCTTGCTGGTAAGAGAGCATTATAAATGAAATTAAACATAAAATAAAAAATATTACTATGCGTCAATATAATTATTTTCATAGGGGAGCTTCCACAAAAGGTAGATTTGCGCTATTATTGCTTGTTATAGGGGGGGGGATTACCTACCTAAAGGCAGGCAGCTTTTATCGTGCTGGTAATAAGCAACAGAATACAGCCGTTTCGCTTATGGCTAACCCCGGTTATTCTACGTTAGACAGCAAAGCAGCTAAGGATGACCCCCATGCCTGTTCGGTAAGCCAAGAAGCGCAGCCTATCCAAAAAAACCTACCAGATGATGTAGTACCTCGTCCTATCGAGGATAAAAAAGTTATTGCGCCCTTACCTGATTTTACCTACGCAGCTAAGATAGCTACCCAAGCAGTAGTGCATGTTAAAGTACGTAAGTGTTCTAAGGTAAAATATATGACAAGTCCTTTAGATGAGTTCTTTAGAGAATTTTTTGGAGAGCGATTTGGCACGCCCCGTAGGGAATATGAAGTACCGGAGCAATACGCTACGGGTTCTGGTGTTATTTACACTGAAAATGGTTTTATTGTTACCAATAATCATGTGATCGAAGGAGCGGACCATATAGAGGTAACGCTACAAGATAATAGGCTCTATACTGCAAAATTAATTGGAGCAGATGCTACTACAGATTTAGCGCTTCTCAAGGTTCAGGAAACCAAACTGCCCTTTTTGCAATTGGGTAATTCTGATACTTTGGAAGTAGGGGAGTGGGTTTTAGCTGTTGGTAATCCTTTTAATCTTCATTCTACGGTAACCAAAGGAATTGTAAGTGCAAAATCTAGGCAATTGGGGGATAATTTAGGCCAAAAAGGGGATCCTAGATTTACTATTCAATCTTTTATTCAAACAGATGCAGCTATTAACCAGGGTAATAGCGGTGGCGCATTGGTAAATTTATATGGACAATTGGTAGGGATTAATTCGGCTATATATGCTAATTCAGCAGTCTCTTTTATGGGATATGGTTTTGCTATACCTGTTTCTTTAGTTAAAAAAGTAATGAATGATCTTATGCAGTATGGTGCTGTGCAGCGGGTAATGTTGGGTGTAACCATTAGTGAGGTAAATGCCGAATTGGCTAAAAAACTAGGTTTAAGTAAAATAGCTGGGGCTTGTATTCAAAGCGTTGATCCAGCGAGTCCTTGTGTCAAGCTACTACAAAAAGAGGATGTGATTACGCAAATCAATGATCATAAGATTAATAAAGTTGCAGAGTTACAGGAAATCATAGCTTGTTCAAAACCTGGTGATACAATAACTATTACTTTATTCCGAAAAGGAAAAGAAAAAACAATAAATGTAGTGCTGGAAAAAGAACCTGATCCAGTACAAGTCGTACAAAAGGGTAAACTGCTAGAAGTAGAGGGTGCTTCTTTTAGTGATTTAGGGGAAGGGATAAAGAAAAAATTAGAATTATCTGCAGGTATATCGGTTGTAGAAGTGGGCAAAGGGAAGTTCCAGTCTGCTGGACTTAAAAAGGGACATATTGTAATTGCTTTTGATAAAAAGCCTGTTCACAATATAAAAGCATTTGCTGAAATGGTACGTAATGCCAAAGAGGCTGCCCTATTAAAGGTCGTTGATCCAGCTAAGGGAACGGTTAGCTACTTGGCTATTGATTTTGCTAATCAGCATAATATTCGTTAATAGGCGTGTTGTTCCTTTCCCATATATTAAGGGGAGCTCTCCTATTTATAGCGGTCGGTTTGTATGAACGTGGCTTCTTTGTACCGCTTTACGCTACAGCAGTAATGCCTGAAAGAGTTCCTATGGTAGAGACCATGCAGTGTGCACTTCTGGCTACAGATAATGGTAAATCAACTTTTACTATTAAGGCTAATGAAATGTACTGCTATGAAAATGGAGAT
Above is a window of Candidatus Cardinium hertigii DNA encoding:
- a CDS encoding Do family serine endopeptidase, which translates into the protein MRQYNYFHRGASTKGRFALLLLVIGGGITYLKAGSFYRAGNKQQNTAVSLMANPGYSTLDSKAAKDDPHACSVSQEAQPIQKNLPDDVVPRPIEDKKVIAPLPDFTYAAKIATQAVVHVKVRKCSKVKYMTSPLDEFFREFFGERFGTPRREYEVPEQYATGSGVIYTENGFIVTNNHVIEGADHIEVTLQDNRLYTAKLIGADATTDLALLKVQETKLPFLQLGNSDTLEVGEWVLAVGNPFNLHSTVTKGIVSAKSRQLGDNLGQKGDPRFTIQSFIQTDAAINQGNSGGALVNLYGQLVGINSAIYANSAVSFMGYGFAIPVSLVKKVMNDLMQYGAVQRVMLGVTISEVNAELAKKLGLSKIAGACIQSVDPASPCVKLLQKEDVITQINDHKINKVAELQEIIACSKPGDTITITLFRKGKEKTINVVLEKEPDPVQVVQKGKLLEVEGASFSDLGEGIKKKLELSAGISVVEVGKGKFQSAGLKKGHIVIAFDKKPVHNIKAFAEMVRNAKEAALLKVVDPAKGTVSYLAIDFANQHNIR
- the cysS gene encoding cysteine--tRNA ligase, whose protein sequence is MKQPLKIYNSLTKQKALFKPVTPPFVGMYVCGPTVYGHAHLGHARTAITFDILFRYLQHLRYRVRYVRNITDVGHLERDLDEGNDKVQQQAKVEAVSPMEIAQRYTNSYRTNMEQLNVLPPSIEPCASGHIPEQMGLIQTILQHKLAYVTEGSVYFDVNQYNQLQSYGKLSGRTIEAMRSGTRALAGQHEKRNPVDFALWKKATPTHIMQWETPWGIGFPGWHIECTAIAAKYLGVQFDIHGGGIDLLFPHHECEIAQAQAAYKTDLATYWMHSNLITIHGTKMGKSLGNTISLPELFTGRHSSLDQPYSPMTLRFFMLQSHYRGVLSVSLDGLKAAYQGYRKLMNGWHLLAGLQHDTAIAVEDNALDRDIYAACADCYNAMNDDLNTAKALAGLFNLLKIINGLHNGQLSLSAISTTALTQLRTTYAVFTTDILGLREEHPAILPAVLGIIQSLYQEAKVAKRYHQVDSIRSALQQIGIAMQDHPNGTYWMYQ